One genomic region from Spirosoma sp. KCTC 42546 encodes:
- the aroC gene encoding chorismate synthase has product MSSTYGKLFRISTFGESHGPGIGVVIDGCPAGLAFDTDFIQHELDRRKPGQSRITTQRREADEFEVLSGVFDGKTQGTPIALLIRNTDQRSKDYGHISEQFRPSHADYTYQTKYGSRDYRGGGRSSARETAARVAAGAIAKLLLAQQGVKIQAYVSQVGKLKLDKPYQELNLALAEENAVRCPDPETAEQMFTYIDETRKRGDSIGGIVDCVVTGVPVGWGEPVFDKLHAELGKAMLSINAVKGFEYGSGFAGVEQYGSQHNDEFYTDEQGRVRTKTNQSGGIQGGISNGEDIYFRTAFKPVATIMQDQDSVDVHGQAVTVSGKGRHDPCVVPRAVPIVETMAALVLADMYLRDKVARV; this is encoded by the coding sequence ATGAGCAGTACGTACGGAAAGCTATTTCGAATTTCTACATTTGGTGAATCCCATGGGCCGGGTATCGGCGTTGTGATTGACGGTTGCCCAGCCGGATTAGCCTTCGATACAGACTTTATTCAGCATGAACTAGATCGACGGAAACCTGGGCAGTCGCGCATAACGACCCAACGGCGTGAAGCAGATGAATTTGAGGTACTCTCAGGCGTATTTGATGGAAAAACCCAGGGAACGCCTATTGCTCTGCTTATTCGAAATACCGATCAGCGAAGTAAAGATTACGGCCATATCTCCGAGCAATTCCGGCCATCTCATGCTGATTATACCTATCAGACTAAATATGGCTCCCGCGATTACCGGGGTGGTGGCCGTTCGTCGGCTCGCGAAACGGCGGCTCGCGTAGCGGCTGGAGCCATTGCCAAATTACTGCTTGCACAACAAGGGGTTAAGATTCAGGCCTATGTCTCTCAGGTAGGAAAACTAAAACTTGATAAGCCATATCAGGAATTAAATCTGGCTCTGGCCGAAGAAAATGCCGTTCGTTGCCCCGATCCCGAAACGGCTGAGCAAATGTTTACCTATATTGATGAAACACGTAAGCGGGGCGATTCTATTGGCGGTATTGTCGACTGCGTTGTGACGGGAGTTCCCGTGGGCTGGGGCGAACCTGTTTTCGATAAACTCCATGCCGAACTGGGTAAAGCTATGCTCAGTATCAATGCCGTAAAAGGATTTGAATACGGTAGCGGATTTGCCGGGGTAGAACAATACGGCTCTCAGCATAACGACGAATTTTATACCGATGAACAGGGTCGAGTTCGGACAAAAACGAATCAATCGGGCGGCATTCAGGGTGGAATTAGCAACGGCGAGGATATCTACTTTAGAACGGCCTTCAAACCGGTAGCCACCATCATGCAGGATCAGGATAGTGTAGATGTACATGGGCAGGCCGTTACCGTTTCGGGCAAAGGTCGGCATGACCCATGCGTTGTACCCCGTGCCGTGCCCATTGTAGAAACCATGGCTGCCCTGGTGCTAGCTGATATGTATCTGCGGGATAAGGTAGCGCGCGTTTAG
- a CDS encoding MBL fold metallo-hydrolase RNA specificity domain-containing protein, translating into MTIQFFGAARTVTGSKHLLTTASGKQILLDCGLFQGINTDELNQQFGFDPALVDYMVLSHAHIDHTGLIPRLVRKGFKGPIYTTSATIDLCEVMLMDSARIQERDLERVNERRKRRGEPELEALYDEEDVQKALDQMQAVQYGKSFMICDEVTGLLTDAGHLLGSAAVSLMIEDNGVEKHLFFSGDIGRPDDKILRSPDTFPQADYIICESTYGDRLHEAEPDMKAHLLNIVQQTCVEGRGKLIIPAFAVDRTQELIYALDQLESEGRLPRLPVYIDSPMSVKATKVMRDHEEDFNPDILAYIKKDGDAFNFPNLHYVTDVNESKAINDSKEPCIIIAPSGMAEAGRIKHHIKNNITKPNTTILLVGYASPTSLGGALKRGDKEVTIFGERYPVIARVAIMDSFSAHGDYKEMLHFLSCQNPAQVKQVFLVHGEYDKQLIWKDHLQAAGFQHIEIPEMGQKVNL; encoded by the coding sequence ATGACCATTCAATTTTTCGGCGCAGCCCGTACCGTTACAGGCAGTAAACACTTGCTGACCACCGCCAGTGGCAAACAAATCTTGCTCGATTGTGGGCTATTTCAGGGGATCAACACCGATGAGCTGAACCAACAGTTTGGATTCGATCCGGCCCTGGTTGATTACATGGTCCTTTCGCATGCGCACATCGACCACACAGGGCTGATTCCCAGGCTCGTGCGCAAGGGGTTCAAAGGCCCAATTTACACGACATCGGCCACAATTGATCTCTGCGAAGTGATGCTCATGGATAGTGCGCGGATTCAGGAACGCGACCTCGAACGAGTTAATGAGCGACGTAAGCGCCGGGGCGAGCCTGAGCTTGAGGCACTCTATGACGAAGAAGACGTACAGAAGGCACTCGATCAGATGCAAGCCGTGCAGTATGGAAAGTCGTTCATGATTTGCGATGAAGTGACGGGCTTACTAACCGATGCGGGCCATTTACTGGGCAGTGCAGCCGTTAGCCTGATGATTGAAGACAACGGGGTGGAGAAGCATCTTTTTTTTAGTGGTGATATTGGCCGTCCCGATGATAAAATTCTGCGCTCGCCCGATACCTTCCCACAGGCTGACTACATCATTTGCGAATCGACCTACGGCGACCGACTGCATGAAGCGGAACCTGATATGAAAGCGCATTTGCTCAATATCGTTCAGCAGACCTGTGTAGAAGGGCGGGGTAAGCTCATTATTCCGGCTTTTGCAGTTGACCGTACACAGGAGTTGATTTATGCGCTCGACCAGTTAGAAAGTGAAGGTCGTTTACCCCGTTTGCCAGTGTATATCGACAGCCCAATGTCGGTGAAAGCGACGAAGGTCATGCGTGATCATGAAGAAGATTTTAATCCGGATATTCTGGCTTATATCAAAAAGGATGGCGATGCGTTTAATTTCCCTAATCTGCATTATGTGACGGACGTAAACGAGTCGAAAGCCATCAATGATAGCAAAGAACCCTGTATTATCATTGCGCCATCGGGCATGGCTGAGGCCGGACGTATCAAGCATCATATCAAGAACAACATTACAAAACCCAATACCACCATTCTTCTGGTTGGTTATGCATCGCCAACCAGCCTGGGTGGCGCTCTGAAGCGGGGTGATAAGGAAGTGACAATTTTTGGCGAACGATACCCGGTTATTGCCCGTGTAGCTATTATGGACTCGTTCTCGGCCCATGGCGATTATAAGGAAATGCTTCACTTTCTGAGCTGCCAGAATCCCGCTCAGGTTAAACAGGTATTTCTGGTTCATGGCGAATACGACAAGCAACTTATCTGGAAAGATCACCTGCAGGCGGCTGGATTTCAGCATATAGAGATACCTGAAATGGGACAGAAAGTGAATCTGTAA
- a CDS encoding acyltransferase family protein: protein MILIFFHCSMPFVQFGWEIKNKEHSLFLDRLIIWLHQWRLPLLFFISGVGVSFSLRKRSVLSFFGERIVRLFIPLVFSMLFVIPLQVYFERLQEKKISESYWDFYPSVWNFIPYPDGTLTWSHLWFIVYLFVFTILLLPVFSLFKIRALHGWKQRINPFFRHPSANLLLAAPFIIYYFLWYIRWPVQGSLLDDWFLFYSSITFYFIGYFLADLPSFWKTCETYRNFFLGVTLSCLVVLFWKYYWSVELPKQQDASLYSYGFFDGLHIWSIILTIIGFARRYLNFSNPSLVYLTSAVYPFYILHQTIIVATGYYIVQWESPIWIKLTSLIVVCFTLILLLYHFLIRPFVLTRILYGLKPKQLRPTNHVSYAEQE, encoded by the coding sequence ATGATTTTAATCTTTTTCCACTGCTCCATGCCCTTTGTGCAGTTTGGCTGGGAAATAAAAAATAAGGAGCATTCTCTCTTCCTCGACCGACTTATTATCTGGCTTCACCAATGGCGGTTACCCTTACTGTTTTTCATTTCTGGCGTAGGGGTTAGTTTTTCGTTACGTAAGCGATCAGTTCTTTCGTTTTTTGGCGAGCGCATTGTTCGGCTGTTCATTCCTCTGGTATTTTCAATGTTATTTGTCATACCTCTCCAGGTATATTTTGAGCGACTGCAAGAAAAGAAGATCAGTGAATCATACTGGGATTTCTACCCTTCGGTTTGGAATTTTATACCCTATCCGGACGGAACGCTTACCTGGAGCCACTTATGGTTTATTGTCTATCTTTTCGTTTTTACAATCTTACTATTACCCGTTTTCTCTTTATTCAAGATCAGGGCTCTACACGGTTGGAAGCAGCGGATCAACCCTTTCTTTAGGCATCCATCCGCCAATCTTTTGCTGGCAGCCCCCTTCATCATATACTATTTCCTATGGTACATCCGGTGGCCCGTTCAGGGTAGTTTACTTGATGACTGGTTCCTGTTTTATTCATCGATTACGTTTTACTTCATCGGTTATTTTCTGGCCGATCTGCCCTCATTCTGGAAAACCTGCGAAACGTATCGAAACTTTTTTTTAGGGGTAACCTTATCTTGTCTGGTTGTCCTTTTCTGGAAGTATTACTGGTCAGTAGAGCTGCCAAAGCAACAGGATGCTTCGCTTTATAGTTACGGCTTTTTCGATGGGTTACACATCTGGTCAATCATCCTGACAATCATTGGGTTTGCACGACGATATCTAAATTTTTCCAATCCATCACTCGTGTATTTAACCTCGGCGGTTTACCCATTCTACATTCTTCATCAAACGATCATTGTGGCAACGGGCTACTACATTGTTCAATGGGAAAGTCCGATTTGGATCAAGTTGACTAGCCTGATTGTGGTTTGTTTTACCTTGATCCTTCTACTGTACCATTTCCTGATTCGTCCCTTTGTTCTCACACGTATCCTGTACGGGCTGAAGCCTAAGCAACTAAGGCCAACAAATCACGTATCGTATGCCGAACAGGAATAG
- a CDS encoding DUF6588 family protein, which produces MKNTCVSILLGVLPLAAFSQKVEGLGNTIAYPEEARQLIGEASKSFLNLVPGGYNTVWFSAPSTLKPGKVDFKFTFTASIAPKSAESFTWHPESYPHYAVANGATSLPTVLAGPDQKAFIITRPPAHLTPAEASQYTTLAGSDTLQGSSLGRTLPGFIPQLSIGLPLNSELTVRGLTFGKKFGLYYWGAGLKHNLGRTLKWPFDLAIQLGFTRFNIERTDSTVVPNLPRQTPVVAGFVSIEGNKSYTPVLYGVDMWHVSATIGKTFSTNFDDGRTRQFTLYGGLQLMQSTTHMGYSGTLPIQLIETRRDNPNFLKPVTTGWTGFQIQDTYTRVGALGGMEYKSLSDIRLSLGGTYQPDGYASLNATVGGPPLKMLKGTAQVMLLPTVIVLRAISYAFSYQYRVVHPWHWWYYW; this is translated from the coding sequence ATGAAAAATACGTGTGTTAGCATACTCCTCGGCGTGCTGCCGCTGGCGGCCTTTTCGCAGAAAGTTGAAGGGCTTGGCAACACTATAGCTTACCCGGAGGAGGCCCGTCAGCTCATCGGGGAGGCCTCAAAAAGCTTTTTAAACCTGGTGCCCGGTGGCTACAATACAGTCTGGTTCTCGGCACCCTCTACGCTGAAACCCGGCAAAGTCGACTTTAAATTTACCTTCACCGCCAGTATAGCCCCCAAATCGGCCGAAAGCTTTACGTGGCATCCTGAAAGCTACCCGCACTATGCCGTTGCAAACGGAGCTACGTCGCTGCCCACTGTATTGGCAGGCCCTGACCAAAAAGCCTTTATCATCACCCGCCCGCCTGCCCATTTAACACCCGCCGAAGCCAGCCAGTACACAACCTTAGCCGGGAGCGATACACTTCAGGGTAGTTCTCTTGGCCGTACCTTACCAGGGTTTATTCCGCAGCTATCCATCGGCTTACCGCTCAACTCCGAGCTTACGGTTCGCGGCTTAACGTTCGGCAAAAAATTTGGTCTTTATTACTGGGGGGCTGGGTTGAAACACAACCTGGGCCGAACCTTGAAATGGCCGTTCGACCTGGCTATTCAGTTGGGTTTTACGCGATTCAATATAGAACGGACTGATTCAACGGTGGTGCCCAACCTTCCCCGGCAAACGCCTGTAGTAGCAGGCTTTGTCAGTATAGAAGGCAACAAGTCATACACACCTGTTTTATACGGAGTTGATATGTGGCATGTGTCGGCCACCATTGGTAAAACGTTTTCGACCAACTTCGACGACGGCCGAACGCGCCAGTTCACGCTGTATGGGGGTCTTCAACTCATGCAAAGTACAACCCACATGGGCTACAGCGGTACCCTGCCGATTCAACTGATCGAAACCCGGCGCGACAATCCGAATTTCCTTAAACCCGTTACAACGGGCTGGACGGGGTTTCAGATCCAGGATACTTATACGCGTGTAGGCGCGCTGGGTGGCATGGAATATAAATCCCTGTCAGACATACGGTTATCGCTGGGCGGCACCTACCAGCCCGACGGCTACGCCAGCCTGAACGCCACCGTTGGCGGGCCTCCGCTAAAAATGCTCAAAGGCACAGCGCAGGTTATGCTCCTGCCTACGGTTATTGTGCTGCGGGCTATATCTTATGCCTTCAGTTATCAGTATCGTGTTGTGCACCCCTGGCATTGGTGGTACTACTGGTAA
- a CDS encoding FAD:protein FMN transferase, with protein sequence MLPVFVHAQSNAQTRFSFHRGLMGTQFNVIFYAPDSLIAQRAYTAVSARMDSLNQVMSDYMDGSEINRLSATSGSGQWTPVSMDLFNVLQKAQTIARLSKGRYDPTLGPLSLLWRRAVRRKEFPTVRERHRARRAVGYRLMELDSTTRSVRLRRSHMRLDVGGIGQGFAIDEALNVLHGFGIQSTLIDIGGDILAGDSPPNLTGWRVGIGSGKAGDMDTKTILLKNAAITTSGDTYRFLEYKGRRYSHIMNPRSGLGLHHFVQATVLAPNGYQADALTKVFSVAGLRKSRRLLGQFPGVKLLMLENKHDQLRKWQSAEF encoded by the coding sequence TTGCTACCAGTTTTTGTTCATGCCCAGTCGAACGCTCAGACGCGGTTTTCGTTTCACCGTGGCTTGATGGGAACGCAATTCAATGTCATTTTTTACGCACCCGACAGCCTGATAGCTCAACGGGCCTATACCGCAGTATCGGCCCGGATGGATTCCCTGAACCAGGTTATGAGCGATTACATGGACGGCTCCGAAATCAATCGGTTGTCCGCTACCAGTGGGTCTGGCCAATGGACACCGGTTTCGATGGATTTGTTTAACGTTCTGCAAAAAGCACAAACTATCGCCCGACTTTCTAAGGGTCGGTATGATCCAACCCTTGGACCGCTGTCATTGCTTTGGCGAAGGGCTGTTCGCCGGAAGGAATTTCCAACCGTGAGGGAACGTCATCGGGCCAGACGTGCTGTTGGCTATAGACTGATGGAGTTAGATAGCACCACTCGTTCGGTACGACTACGCCGATCTCATATGCGGCTGGATGTTGGTGGGATTGGGCAGGGCTTTGCGATCGACGAAGCCCTGAACGTTCTTCATGGCTTCGGAATACAGTCTACTCTGATTGATATTGGTGGCGATATTTTGGCTGGAGATTCTCCTCCAAATCTGACTGGCTGGCGGGTTGGCATTGGTTCAGGAAAAGCTGGTGATATGGACACAAAAACCATTCTGCTCAAAAATGCGGCTATCACAACCTCTGGCGATACGTATCGTTTTCTAGAGTATAAGGGTCGGCGCTACTCGCACATTATGAACCCACGTTCCGGGCTTGGATTACATCACTTTGTGCAGGCTACCGTCCTGGCACCCAACGGGTATCAGGCCGATGCACTAACAAAGGTTTTCAGCGTGGCCGGATTACGGAAAAGCCGTCGGTTGTTAGGCCAATTTCCGGGTGTAAAACTGCTCATGCTGGAAAACAAACACGACCAACTGCGCAAATGGCAGTCGGCTGAGTTTTGA
- a CDS encoding BatD family protein, with protein MLLAIFRKFFALFFLGSSIAFGQVPDNVTSIELSQTTFPIERPFTISVIIPNSENRVTIPFPDITGFTKQGISTSVSPSEVGGKTITNQVITQNYLATASGRFRLPPFTITINGETVRSDGAVLVVLPSKTATAPTATTLNTVDVVTGKAAFLSLRASKSSVYAGEDVALTLSLYIADDYPYVLNFTALDKQLQEITKKIRPANSWEENLAITELKPISILIRGKRFREFRIYQSVFFPLSNQDLRLPAVSLQLVRPRPNIGPPSSQPETVVFTSRPLTITVKALPPHPLRGRVPVGSFQLEEGLDRQGVTIGQSVRYTLTVIGEGNIATLPAPALSNETAEFDVFPPEERHTVTNNGNQVTGRKTFSYFIVPHQNGEISLANRFQWIYFDPKTGQYDTLRPQLRLQVGNKNPTAAAQVAAPSSGSGANGETSSGITTDHSLYAGIEAMDSTLQPISISVLVRAIANVLILVMLIGMVFVFFKKQDTGR; from the coding sequence ATGTTACTTGCAATATTCCGCAAATTTTTTGCATTATTTTTCTTGGGTAGTAGTATAGCTTTTGGACAAGTTCCTGATAATGTTACTTCTATTGAATTAAGCCAAACTACTTTTCCTATTGAGCGGCCTTTTACTATTTCAGTCATCATTCCCAATAGCGAAAATAGGGTTACCATTCCCTTTCCTGATATAACCGGATTCACTAAACAAGGAATATCGACTAGTGTTTCCCCTAGTGAAGTTGGTGGAAAAACAATTACTAATCAAGTAATTACGCAAAATTATCTGGCTACTGCTTCCGGTCGATTTCGGTTGCCACCATTTACGATTACCATTAATGGTGAAACCGTGCGTTCGGATGGGGCAGTACTAGTTGTTCTGCCCTCCAAAACGGCAACTGCACCAACCGCTACTACACTTAATACGGTAGATGTAGTTACAGGGAAAGCCGCTTTTCTATCACTACGTGCGTCTAAATCGTCGGTTTATGCGGGTGAAGACGTGGCGCTGACCCTATCACTGTATATTGCCGATGACTATCCATACGTCCTCAATTTTACCGCTCTCGACAAGCAATTACAGGAGATCACCAAAAAAATCCGTCCGGCTAACTCGTGGGAGGAAAACCTGGCCATTACAGAATTGAAGCCGATCTCAATCCTAATCAGAGGGAAAAGATTCCGGGAGTTTCGTATCTACCAATCCGTCTTTTTCCCGCTTTCGAATCAGGATTTACGATTGCCCGCCGTGTCGCTTCAGTTAGTACGTCCACGACCCAACATTGGGCCACCCTCATCTCAGCCCGAAACAGTAGTATTTACCAGCAGACCACTCACCATAACGGTTAAGGCATTACCTCCGCACCCACTGCGGGGAAGGGTGCCGGTCGGGTCGTTTCAGTTGGAAGAAGGGCTAGATCGGCAGGGTGTTACTATAGGGCAAAGTGTTCGCTATACGCTAACCGTAATAGGAGAGGGAAATATTGCTACGCTTCCTGCTCCCGCGCTTTCAAATGAAACAGCAGAGTTTGATGTGTTTCCGCCCGAAGAACGCCACACAGTTACGAATAATGGGAATCAGGTAACAGGCCGTAAAACATTCAGCTACTTTATTGTACCACACCAGAATGGAGAGATTTCATTGGCGAACCGTTTCCAATGGATTTACTTCGACCCCAAAACCGGGCAATACGATACACTTCGACCACAATTGCGACTCCAGGTTGGGAACAAAAATCCTACTGCCGCAGCTCAGGTGGCGGCACCCAGTAGTGGTTCGGGAGCTAATGGCGAAACGTCATCAGGTATAACGACTGATCACTCGCTATATGCAGGTATTGAAGCCATGGATAGTACACTCCAGCCAATTAGCATTTCGGTGCTGGTTCGGGCCATTGCCAATGTGCTTATTTTGGTTATGTTGATCGGAATGGTATTCGTTTTTTTTAAAAAACAGGATACAGGACGATAG
- a CDS encoding LamG-like jellyroll fold domain-containing protein, whose amino-acid sequence MLTWQKWLLLLGCTGLVIYGCSPKTVDTPASPAAGLTEADKIQVAEAYGAIAQSATPILHGSTPEKIRAAYQAQSSTYRKVSGVTDVRINPNELVVTFTKGIQVAWSFGYPESESLSDDELDEIMPQSISIPGTTDNRQARTAADYPGNKKVVWINQHSNDDGHGGTASFYPRIRASFLNKNYIVDNIPNEAMTLDFMGSQLSQYGVIFLNSHGAYDEATGHTWICTGARAIGDAQMNRLASPSPQPYKDDFIAYLNQYVQLQNDERFLGLPMRVNVYEERQQNNYVYRAYIEISDELIQRVYAKKRFPNSLVLLNICQGSKDRNKALLKAFTANGAKLALGWDEIQNIGVKAFANLLGSMLAGYSFADAYEQIPNNLRNGCVLPECSGYANMRADPSLSDDALKSLYLYKADLSSGLVAYFPFEGNATDKSGNNNHGQANGIDYVAGQKGKGAYFHGVQQADASFSNVDKIFLQPSSSLTFQNGMTISFWIKLPTDTFWPDKATYCNGATLTGYTFGWGGIFSRMPDDLASYQGPIVGVPPGFQCFVNLSPNIGTGITSGITSQHYDLTPYLSPVESSLASFITSSDRFLHVVMVFKGKTVKFYTDGSENGSAELPRPLYAEAADKPILIGAGRNVHLPFTAKHYLYSGAVAEHFHCFQYIHPLEGVLDELRIYNRALSAPDVKQLYETDRQ is encoded by the coding sequence ATGCTTACGTGGCAAAAATGGCTGTTACTACTAGGCTGTACAGGCTTAGTTATCTATGGATGTAGCCCCAAAACCGTCGACACGCCCGCCAGTCCAGCCGCAGGCTTGACCGAAGCCGACAAGATCCAGGTTGCCGAAGCCTACGGGGCCATTGCACAATCGGCTACGCCCATCCTGCACGGATCGACGCCCGAAAAAATCAGGGCAGCTTATCAGGCTCAAAGCAGTACTTATCGAAAAGTTTCGGGCGTTACCGATGTTCGAATCAACCCGAATGAGCTGGTCGTTACGTTTACGAAGGGCATTCAGGTGGCCTGGAGTTTTGGGTATCCCGAAAGCGAGTCGCTTTCAGACGATGAACTCGACGAAATTATGCCCCAGAGCATTTCGATTCCGGGCACGACCGACAACCGGCAGGCTCGCACGGCCGCCGACTATCCCGGTAATAAAAAAGTAGTCTGGATCAACCAGCACTCCAACGACGACGGGCATGGAGGTACCGCCAGCTTTTATCCACGGATTCGCGCCAGCTTTCTCAACAAAAACTATATCGTCGATAACATTCCGAACGAAGCCATGACATTGGACTTTATGGGCAGCCAGTTGAGTCAATACGGCGTTATTTTTCTCAATTCACACGGTGCTTATGACGAAGCCACCGGGCATACCTGGATCTGCACCGGCGCACGGGCTATCGGCGATGCTCAGATGAACCGGTTGGCCTCTCCCTCTCCCCAACCCTACAAAGACGATTTTATAGCTTACCTAAACCAATACGTTCAGCTCCAGAACGATGAACGCTTCTTGGGATTGCCGATGCGCGTTAATGTGTATGAAGAGCGACAGCAGAACAACTACGTATACCGGGCTTATATCGAAATTTCGGACGAGTTGATCCAGCGTGTGTACGCAAAAAAACGTTTTCCCAACAGCCTGGTGCTGCTCAATATCTGCCAGGGTAGCAAAGACCGCAATAAAGCCCTCCTGAAAGCTTTTACGGCCAACGGCGCCAAACTAGCCCTTGGCTGGGACGAAATCCAAAACATTGGCGTGAAGGCTTTTGCCAATTTGCTGGGTTCGATGCTGGCAGGTTACAGTTTTGCGGATGCGTATGAGCAGATTCCGAATAATCTGCGCAACGGCTGTGTGCTGCCCGAATGTAGTGGCTATGCCAACATGAGGGCCGATCCCAGCCTGAGCGACGATGCCCTGAAAAGCCTTTATCTCTACAAAGCCGACCTCAGCAGCGGGCTGGTTGCTTATTTCCCCTTTGAGGGCAACGCTACCGACAAAAGCGGTAACAACAACCACGGCCAGGCCAACGGCATCGACTATGTGGCGGGCCAGAAAGGCAAAGGAGCGTACTTCCACGGGGTTCAGCAGGCCGACGCTTCGTTCTCTAACGTCGATAAGATATTTCTTCAGCCCTCCTCTTCGCTCACCTTTCAGAACGGAATGACGATTTCATTCTGGATAAAACTACCTACCGATACATTCTGGCCCGACAAAGCCACCTACTGCAATGGAGCCACTTTAACGGGCTATACGTTTGGGTGGGGGGGTATTTTTTCGCGTATGCCCGACGATCTGGCATCTTACCAGGGACCAATAGTAGGGGTTCCGCCAGGCTTTCAGTGTTTTGTTAACCTATCACCCAACATCGGCACCGGTATTACGAGTGGTATCACGAGCCAGCATTATGACCTGACTCCTTATCTGAGTCCTGTAGAAAGCTCACTAGCTTCATTCATTACCAGCTCTGATCGGTTTCTGCATGTGGTGATGGTATTTAAAGGCAAAACCGTCAAATTTTATACAGATGGTTCTGAAAACGGATCGGCCGAGCTACCCCGCCCTTTATATGCCGAAGCCGCCGACAAGCCCATACTGATTGGCGCAGGCCGAAATGTTCACCTGCCTTTCACCGCCAAGCACTACCTCTACAGTGGAGCGGTAGCCGAACATTTTCACTGCTTCCAATATATCCACCCACTCGAAGGCGTGCTGGATGAACTGCGTATCTACAACCGTGCCCTATCGGCCCCCGACGTAAAACAGCTTTATGAAACAGACCGGCAGTAA